In Xiphophorus couchianus chromosome 8, X_couchianus-1.0, whole genome shotgun sequence, the following proteins share a genomic window:
- the sptan1 gene encoding spectrin alpha chain, non-erythrocytic 1 isoform X6 — protein MDTVGVKVLETAEDIQERRQQVLDRYRRFKDLSMVRRQKLEDSYRFQFFRRDADELEKWIQEKLQIASDENYKDPSNLQGKLQKHQAFEAEVQANAAAIIELDKTGNLMITEGHFASETIRSRLEELHRLWDLLLQKTKEKGMRLLQAQKLLQYLRECEDALDWISDKEAIVTSEELGQDLEHVELLQKKFEEFQTDLAAHEERVNEVNQLAGKLIQEAHPENELIVRKQEEVNAAWQRLKGLALQRQTRLFGSAEVQRFNRDVDETISWIKEKEQLMASDDFGRDLASVQALLRKQEGLERDLAALKDKVNTLGGDAERLQQTHPQNASQIHLKKDELITNWEQIQTLAAERHARLNDSYHLQRFTADFRDLTSWVTEMKALINADELANDVAGAEALLDRHQEHKGEIDAHEDSFRATDEAGQALLSAGHYASEEVKEKLGILAQEKESLLELWEVRRQQYEQCMDLQLFYRDTEQVDNWMSKQEAFLLNEDLGDSLDSVEALLKKHEDFEKSLSAQEEKITALDEFATKLIQNSHYAKEDVATRRDALLNRRNALHERAQARRAALEDSFHLQQFFRDSDELKSWINEKMKTATDESYKDPSNLQGKVQKHQAFEAELSANQSRIDALQKSGQELLDRKHYASAEVTARMEDVSAQWKKLLEATELKGIKLREANQQQQFNRNVEDIELWLYEVEGHLASDDYGKDLTSVQNLQKKHALLEADVAAHQDRIDGITIQARQFQEAGHFDADNIQKKQEALVVRYEALREPMAARKQKLSDSLRLQQLFRDVEDEETWIREKEPIASSTNRGKDLIGVQNLLKKHQALQAEITGHEPRIKAVTQKGETMVEEGHFAGEEVKAKLGELHGRWDTLKGKAGQRRQDLEDSLQAQQYFADANEAESWMREKEPIVGSPDYGKDEDSAEALLKKHEALMSDLTAYGSSIQALKEQAQSCRQQVAPTDDETGKELVLALYDYQEKSPREVTMKKGDILTLLNSTNKDWWKVEVNDRQGFVPAAYVKKLDPTQSSSRENLLDEHGSIAARQEQIENQLVTKEPCSVSVRMKQVEELYGTLLELGEKRKDMLEKSCKKFMLFREANELQQWIHEKESALTNEEVGSDLEQVEVLQKKFDDFQKDLKANESRLRDINKVASELESEGLMAEEAPMIQAQQQEQLGSAPGKDESDSKTASLWKTIRLGVQTTANFNTIKELNNRWRSLQQLAEDRSNMLGSAHEVQRFHRDADETKEWIEEKNQALNTDNYGHDLASVQALQRKHEGFERDLAALGDKVKSLGETAERLIQSHPEAVDDIQEKCTELNTAWSSLVGRADQRKEKLGNSHDLQRFLSDFRDLMSWINGIRGLVSSEELAKDVTGAEALLERHQEHRTEIDARAGTFQAFEQFGQQLLARGHYASPDIQQKLKALDQERADLEKAWVQRRMMLDQCLELQLFNRDCEQAENWMAAREAFLASDDKGDSLDSVEALIKKHEDFDKAINVQEEKIAALQSFADQLIGADHYAKPEIYNRRNEVLDRWRRLKAQMIEKRSKLGESQTLQQFSRDVDEIEAWISEKLQTATDESYKDPTNIQLSKLLSKHQKHQAFEAELHANADRIKGVIDTGNALIQRGACAGSEDAVKARLNALDEQWQFLVNKSAEKSQKLKEANKQQNFNTGIKDFDFWLSEVEALLASEDYGKDLASVNNLLKKHQLLEADISAHEDRLKDLNGQADSLMASNAFDTSQVKDKRDAVNGRFAKIKSMAAGRRAKLNESHRLHQFFRDLDDEESWIKEKKLLVGSEDYGRDLTGVQNLRKKHKRLEAELAAHEPAIQSVLDTGKKLSDDNTIGQEEIQQRLAQFVDHWKELKDLSEARGKRLEESLEYQQFVANVEEEEAWINEKLNLVGSEDYGDTLAAVQGLLKKHEAFETDFTVHRDRVGDVCANGEELIKKNNHHVDNISAKMAALRGKVSELERAAAQRKAKLDENSAFLQFNWKADVVESWIGEKENSLKTDDYGRDLSSVQTLLTKQETFDAGLQAFQQEGITNITALKDQLLAAQHVQSKAIEARHAALIKRWNQLLSNSAARKKKLLEAQDHFRKVEDLFLTFAKKASAFNSWFENAEEDLTDPVRCNSLEEIRALREAHEAFRSSLSSAQTDFNQLAELDQQIKSYQVASNPYTWFTMEALEETWRNLQKIIKERELELQKEQRRQEENDKLRQEFAQHANAFHQWLQETRTYLLDGSCMVEESGTLESQLEATKRKHQEIRAMRSQLKKIEDLGAAMEEALILDNKYTEHSTVGLAQQWDQLDQLGMRMQHNLEQQIQARNTTGVTEEALKEFSMMFKHFDKEKSGRLNHQEFKSCLRSLGYDLPMVEEGEPDPEFEAILDTVDPNRDGNVSLQEYMAFMISRETENVKSSEEIESAFRALSAENKPYVTKEELYQNLTKEQADYCLSHMKPYLDSKGRELPSAFDFVEFTRSLFVN, from the exons ATGGACACGGTCGGAGTCAAAGTGCTGGAAACGGCCGAAGACATCCAGGAGCGCCGGCAGCAGGTTCTGGACCGGTACCGGCGCTTCAAGGATCTGTCCATGGTCCGGCGCCAGAAGCTGGAGGATTCGTACCGATTCCAGTTCTTCCGCCGGGACGCCGACGAGTTGGAAAAATGGATCCAGGAGAAGCTGCAGATCGCCTCCGACGAGAACTACAAGGACCCGTCCAACCTGCAG GGGAAGCTGCAGAAGCACCAGGCGTTTGAGGCCGAGGTCCAGGCCAACGCGGCGGCCATCATCGAACTGGACAAGACGGGGAACCTGATGATCACCGAGGGACACTTCGCCTCCGAGACCATCCGG AGCCgcctggaggagctgcaccgCCTCTGggacctgctgctgcagaagaCCAAGGAGAAGGGCATGCGGCTGCTGCAGGCCCAGAAACTGCTGCAGTACCTGCGGGAGTGTGAAGACGCTCTGGACTGGATCAGTGACAAg GAGGCCATTGTGACCTCTGAGGAGCTGGGTCAGGACCTGGAGCACGTGGAGCTCCTGCAGAAGAAGTTTGAGGAGTTCCAGACGGACCTTGCGGCTCATGAGGAGCGCGTGAACGAGGTGAACCAGCTGGCCGGGAAGCTGATCCAGGAGGCGCACCCGGAGAACGAGCTGATCGTCAGGAAGCAGGAGGAGGTGAACGCGGCCTGGCAGCGCCTGAAGGGCCTGGCCCTGCAGAGGCAGACCCGGCTGTTCGGCTCGGCCGAGGTGCAGCGCTTCAACAG GGATGTGGATGAGACCATCAGCTGGATCAAGGAGAAGGAGCAGCTGATGGCGTCCGATGACTTTGGGCGGGACTTGGCCAGCGTTCAGGCTCTGCTGAGGAAACAGGAGGGTCTGGAGAGAGACCTGGCGGCTCTGAAGGACAAG GTGAACACTCTGGGTGGGGACGCCGAGCGCCTGCAGCAGACCCATCCTCAGAACGCTTCCCAGATCCACCTGAAGAAAGATGAACTCATCACCAACTGGGAGCAGATTCAGACGCTGGCTGCTGAGCGCCACGCCCGCCTCAACGACTCCTACCA TCTGCAGCGTTTCACCGCTGACTTCAGGGATCTGACCAGCTGGGTGACGGAGATGAAGGCTCTGATTAATGCCGACGAGCTGGCCAACGACGTGGCCGGAGCCGAGGCGCTGCTGGACCGGCACCAGGAGCACAAG GGGGAAATCGATGCCCACGAGGACAGCTTCAGGGCCACAGATGAAGCTGGTCAGGCCCTGCTCAGTGCAGGACACTACGCCTCCGAGGAGGTCAAGGAGAAG ctgggGATTCTGGCCCAGGAGAAGGAGTCCCTCCTGGAGCTGTGGGAGGTCCGCCGGCAGCAGTACGAACAGTGCATGGACCTGCAACTGTTCTACAGGGACACGGAGCAGGTGGACAACTGGATGAGCAAGCAGGAG GCTTTCCTTCTGAACGAAGACCTGGGAGACTCCCTGGACAGCGTGGAAGCTCTGCTGAAGAAACACGAGGACTTTGAGAAGTCTCTCAGCGCTCAGGAGGAGAAGATCACG GCTCTGGATGAATTCGCCACCAAGCTGATCCAGAACAGCCACTATGCTAAGGAGGACGTGGCAACGCGCAGAGACGCT CTCCTCAACCGCAGGAACGCCCTGCATGAGCGCGCTCAGGCCCGCCGGGCCGCCCTGGAGGACTCCTTCCACCTGCAGCAGTTCTTCAGGGACTCCGATGAGCTGAAGAGTTGGATCAACGAGAAAATGAAGACTGCTACAGATGAGTCCTACAAG GACCCGTCCAACCTGCAGGGGAAGGTGCAGAAACACCAGGCCTTTGAGGCCGagctgtcagccaatcagagccgcATCGATGCCCTGCAGAAGTCCGGCCAGGAGCTGCTGGACAGGAAGCACTATGCCTCCGCTGAGGTCACCGCCCGCATGGAAGATGTTAGCGCGCAGTGGAAGAAGCTGCTGGAGGCCACAGAGCTCAAAG gtATCAAGCTGCGGGAGGccaaccagcagcagcagttcaaCAGGAACGTGGAGGACATTGAGCTCTGGCTCTATGAGGTCGAAGGTCACTTGGCCTCTGACGACTACGGGAAAGACCTGACGAGCGTCCAGAACCTGCAGAAGAAGCATGCCCTGCTGGAGGCCGACGTGGCAGCTCACCAG GATCGGATCGACGGAATCACCATCCAGGCTCGGCAGTTCCAGGAAGCTGGCCACTTTGACGCAGACAACATCCAGAAGAAGCAGGAGGCTCTGGTGGTTCGCTATGAAGCTCTACGGGAGCCGATGGCGGCTCGCAAGCAGAAGCTGTCTGACTCGCTGCGCCTGCAGCAGCTCTTCAGGGATGTAGAGGACGAGGAGACCTGGATCAGGGAGAAGGAGCCCATCGCCTCATCCACCAACAGAG GTAAAGACCTTATTGGAGTCCAGAACCTGCTGAAGAAGCACCAGGCTCTGCAGGCTGAGATCACAGGTCACGAGCCTCGGATCAAAGCCGTGACCCAGAAAGGAGAGACCATGGTGGAGGAAG GTCACTTTGCCGGAGAGGAGGTGAAGGCCAAGCTGGGGGAGTTGCACGGACGTTGGGATACCTTGAAGGGCAAGGCGGGCCAGAGGAGGCAGGACCTGGAAGACTCCCTGCAGGCCCAGCAGTACTTTGCCGACGCCAACGAGGCCGAGTCTTGGATGAGGGAGAAGGAGCCCATCGTCGGGAGCCCGGACTATGGGAAAGACGAGGATTCAGCTGAG GCACTGCTGAAGAAGCACGAGGCCCTGATGTCAGACCTGACGGCTTACGGCAGCAGCATCCAGGCTCTGAAGGAGCAGGCTCAGTCCTGCAGA CAACAAGTGGCTCCGACTGATGACGAGACTGGGAAGGAGCTGGTTCTGGCTCTGTACGACTATCAGGAGAAAAGCCCGCGCGAAGTAACTATGAAGAAGGGTGACATCCTGACCCTGCTCAACAGCACCAACAAG GACTGGTGGAAGGTGGAGGTGAACGACCGGCAGGGCTTTGTTCCGGCCGCCTATGTGAAGAAGTTGGACCCGACTCAGTCGTCTTCCAGGGAGAACTTGCTGGACGAGCATGGCAGCATCGCAGCTCGACAGGAACAGATCGAGAACCA GCTCGTCACCAAGGAGCCCTGCAGCGTGTCTGTGCGCATGAAGCAGGTGGAAGAGCT GTACGGCACGCTGCTGGAGCTGGGGGAGAAGAGGAAGGACATGCTGGAGAAGAGCTGCAAGAAGTTCATGTTGTTCCGCGAAGCCAACGAGCTCCAGCAGTGGATCCACGAGAAGGAGAGCGCCCTGACCAACGAGGAGGTCGGCTCCGACCTGGAGCAGGTCGAGGTTCTGCAGAAGAAGTTCGACGACTTCCAGAAG GACCTGAAGGCCAACGAGTCCCGGCTGAGGGACATCAACAAGGTGGCGTCGGAGCTGGAGTCTGAAGGCCTGATGGCGGAGGAGGCTCCCATGATCCAGGCCCAG CAACAGGAGCAGCTGGGATCCGCTCCGGGAAAG GACGAGTCTGACTCCAAGACGGCTTCGCTCTGGAAG acCATACGACTGGGTGTCCAAACGACGGCTAACTTTAATACCATCAAG GAGCTGAACAACCGCTGGCGCTCGCTGCAGCAGCTGGCCGAGGACCGCAGCAACATGCTGGGCAGCGCCCACGAGGTGCAGCGCTTCCACAG GGACGCCGACGAAACCAAGGAGTGGATCGAGGAGAAGAACCAGGCGCTGAACACGGACAACTACGGCCACGACCTGGCCAGCGTCCAGGCGCTGCAGCGCAAACACGAAGGCTTCGAGAGAGACCTGGCGGCGCTGGGCGATAAG GTGAAGTCTCTGGGCGAGACGGCGGAGCGTCTGATCCAGTCGCACCCGGAGGCCGTGGACGACATCCAGGAGAAATGCACGGAGCTGAACACGGCGTGGAGCAGCCTGGTGGGCCGCGCCGACCAGCGCAAGGAGAAGCTGGGCAACTCCCACGACCTGCAGCGCTTCCTGTCCGACTTCAG GGATCTGATGTCGTGGATCAACGGGATCCGAGGCCTGGTGTCGTCCGAGGAGCTGGCTAAAGACGTGACGGGCGCCGAGGCGCTGCTGGAGCGCCACCAG GAGCACCGGACGGAGATCGACGCGCGGGCCGGGACCTTCCAGGCCTTCGAGCAGTTCGGCCAGCAGCTGCTGGCGCGCGGCCACTACGCCAGCCCTGACATCCAGCAGAAGCTGAAGGCTCTGGACCAGGAGCGCGCCGACCTGGAGAAGGCCTGGGTGCAGCGCCGCATGATGCTGGACCAGTGCCTGGAGCTGCAG CTCTTCAACCGGGACTGTGAGCAGGCCGAGAACTGGATGGCGGCGCGGGAAGCCTTCCTGGCCAGCGACGACAAGGGCGACTCGCTGGACAGCGTGGAGGCGCTCATCAAGAAGCACGAGGACTTCGACAAGGCCATCAACGTCCAG GAGGAGAAGATCGCCGCCCTGCAGTCCTTTGCTGACCAGCTGATCGGAGCCGATCATTACGCCAAGCCGGAGATCTACAACCGCCGCAACGAGGTTCTGGACAG GTGGCGCCGGCTGAAGGCCCAGATGATCGAGAAGCGCTCCAAGCTGGGCGAGTCCCAGACGCTGCAGCAGTTCAGCCGGGACGTGGACGAGATCGAGGCCTGGATCAGCGAGAAGCTGCAGACCGCCACCGACGAGTCCTACAAGGACCCCACCAACATCCAG CTGTCCAAGCTGCTG AGCAAACATCAGAAGCACCAGGCGTTTGAGGCGGAGCTGCACGCCAACGCCGACCGCATCAAAGGAGTCATCGACACGGGGAACGCCCTGATCCAGAGAGGAGCCTGCGCCGGCAGCGAGGACGCCGTCAAG GCGCGGCTCAACGCTCTGGACGAGCAGTGGCAGTTCCTCGTCAACAAATCAGCAGAGAAGAGTCAGAAGCTGAAGGAGGCCAACAAGCAGCAGAACTTCAACACCGGCATCAAGGACTTTGACTTCTGGTTGTCTGAG GTCGAAGCTCTTCTGGCCTCCGAGGATTACGGCAAAGACCTGGCTTCAGTCAACAACCTGCTGAAGAAACACCAGCTGCTGGAGGCCGACATCTCTGCTCACGAG GACCGTCTGAAGGACCTGAACGGCCAGGCCGACAGCCTGATGGCCAGCAACGCCTTCGACACCTCGCAGGTGAAGGACAAGCGCGACGCCGTCAACGGCCGCTTCGCCAAGATCAAGAGCATGGCCGCCGGCCGCCGCGCCAAGCTCAACGAGTCGCACCGCCTGCACCAGTTCTTCCGGGACCTGGATGACGAGGAGTCCTGGATCAA GGAGAAGAAGCTGTTGGTCGGATCGGAGGATTACGGACGTGATTTGACGGGAGTTCAGAACCTGAGGAAGAAGCATAAGAGGCTGGAAGCTGAGCTGGCAGCGCATGAGCCGGCTATCCAG TCTGTGCTGGACACCGGGAAGAAGCTGTCTGATGACAACACCATCGGTCAGGAGGAGATCCAGCAGAGGCTGGCCCAGTTCGTGGACCATTGGAAGGAGCTGAAGGATTTATCTGAAgccag AGGGAAGAGGCTGGAGGAGTCGCTGGAATACCAGCAGTTTGTGGCGAacgtggaggaggaggaagcttGGATCAATGAGAAGTTGAACCTGGTTGGAAGCGAAGACTACGGAGACACGCTGGCGGCGGTGCAG GGCCTGCTGAAGAAACACGAAGCGTTTGAGACGGACTTCACGGTCCACCGGGATCGGGTCGGCGACGTCTGCGCCAACGGAGAGGAGCTCATCAAGAAG AACAACCACCACGTGGACAACATCAGcgccaagatggccgccctgagAGGGAAGGTGTCGGAGCTGGAGCGGGCGGCGGCCCAGAGGAAGGCCAAGCTGGACGAGAACTCGGCGTTCCTGCAGTTCAACTGGAAGGCCGACGTGGTGGAGTCCTGGATCG GTGAGAAGGAGAACAGCCTGAAGACCGACGACTACGGCAGAGACCTGTCCTCGGTCCAGACGCTGCTCACCAAGCAG GAGACGTTTGACGCCGGCCTGCAGGCCTTCCAGCAGGAAGGAATCACCAACATCACGGCGCTGAAGGACCAGCTGCTGGCCGCGCAGCACGTCCAGTCCAAGGCCATCGAGGCGCGGCACGCCGCCCTCATCAAGCGCTGGAACCAGCTGCTGTCCAACTCGGCGGCGCGGAAGAAGAAGCTGCTGGAGGCGCAGGACCATTTCCGCAAGGTGGAGGACCTCTTCCTGACCTTCGCCAAGAAGGCCTCGGCCTTCAACAGCTGGTTCGAGAACGCCGAGGAGGACCTGACCGACCCGGTCCGCTGCAACTCCCTGGAGGAGATCCGGGCGCTGCGCGAGGCCCACGAGGCGTTCCGCTCCTCGCTGAGCTCGGCCCAAACCGACTTCAACCAGCTGGCCGAGCTGGACCAGCAGATCAAGAGCTACCAGGTGGCGTCCAACCCCTACACCTGGTTCACCATGGAGGCCCTGGAGGAGACCTGGAGAAACCTGCAGAAGATCATCAAG gagagggagctggagctgcagaaGGAGCAGAGGAGGCAGGAGGAGAACGACAAGCTGCGGCAGGAGTTCGCTCAACACGCCAACGCCTTCCACCAGTGGCTGCAGGAGACCAG GACGTATCTTCTGGACGG GTCCTGCATGGTGGAAGAGTCCGGAACCCTGGAGTCTCAGCTGGAGGCCACCAAG CGGAAGCACCAGGAGATCCGGGCGATGCGCAGCCAGCTGAAGAAGATCGAGGATCTGGGGGCGGCCATGGAGGAAGCTCTGATCCTGGACAACAAATACACGGAGCACAGCACCGTGGGGCTGGCCCAGCAGTGGGACCAACTGGACCAGCTGGGCATGAGGATGCAGCACAACCTGGAGCAGCAGATCCAGGCCCG AAACACGACCGGCGTGACGGAGGAGGCGCTGAAGGAGTTCAGCATGATGTTCAA GCACTTCGACAAGGAGAAGTCGGGCCGCCTGAACCACCAGGAGTTCAAGTCGTGTCTGCGCTCGCTGGGCTACGACCTTCCCATGGTGGAGGAAGGAGAACCCGACCCGGAGTTTGAGGCCATCCTGGACACGGTGGACCCCAACAG GGACGGGAACGTGTCGCTGCAGGAGTACATGGCCTTCATGATCAGCCGGGAGACGGAGAACGTCAAGTCGAGCGAGGAGATCGAGAGCGCCTTCCGGGCGCTGAGCGCCGAGAACAAACCCTACGTCACCAAGGAGGAGCTGTACCAG AACCTGACCAAGGAGCAGGCCGACTACTGCCTGTCGCACATGAAGCCGTACCTGGACAGCAAGGGCCGCGAGTTGCCGTCGGCGTTCGACTTCGTGGAGTTCACGCGCTCGCTGTTCGTCAACTGA